One genomic window of Candidatus Methylomirabilis sp. includes the following:
- a CDS encoding AURKAIP1/COX24 domain-containing protein, with the protein MSSVVKKRRKKIRKHKYKKLRKRMRHKKK; encoded by the coding sequence GTGAGCAGCGTCGTCAAGAAGCGGCGCAAGAAGATCCGCAAGCATAAATATAAGAAGCTGCGGAAGCGGATGCGCCACAAGAAGAAGTAA